One genomic window of Camelina sativa cultivar DH55 chromosome 5, Cs, whole genome shotgun sequence includes the following:
- the LOC104787492 gene encoding 4-coumarate--CoA ligase 3 isoform X2: MITAALHEPQIHKPTDTSVVVSGDVHPPPPPPPPPSPTPRIFRSKLPDIDIPNHLPLHTYCFEKLSSVSDKPCLIVGSTGKSYTYAETHLICRRVASGLYKLGIRKGDVIMILLQNTAEFVFSFMGASMIGAVSTTANPFYTCQEIYKQLKSSGAKLIITHSQYVEKLKNLGEDLTLITTDEPTPANCLSFSTLLTNQPYPLQETVHICGDDAAALPFSSGTTGLPKGVVLTHKSLITSVAQQVDGDNPNLYLKPNDVVLCVLPLFHIYSLNSVLLNSIRSGVTVLLMHKFEIGALLDLIQRHRVTMAALVPPLVIALAKNPAVNSYDLSSVRLVLSGAAPLGKDLQDSLRRRLPQAILGQGYGMTEAGPVLSMSLGFAKEPIPTKSGSCGTVVRNSELKVVHLETRLSLGYNQPGEICIRGQQIMKEYLNDPEATSATIDEEGWLHTGDIGYVDEDDEIFIVDRLKEVIKFKGFQVPPAELEGLLINHHSIADAAVVPQNDEVAGEVPVAFVVRSNGNDITEEDIKEYIAKQVVFYKRLHKVFFVPSIPKSPSGKILRKDLKAKLC, translated from the exons ATGATAACTGCAGCTCTACACGAACCTCAGATTCACAAACCAACCGATACATCCGTCGTCGTCTCCGGCGATGtccatcctcctcctcctcctcctcctcctccttctcctacTCCTCGCATTTTCCGGTCGAAGCTCCCGGACATTGACATCCCCAACCACCTCCCTCTCCACACTTACTGCTTCGAGAAACTCTCCTCTGTCTCCGACAAGCCTTGTCTCATCGTTGGCTCAACCGGAAAAAGCTACACCTACGCGGAAACCCACCTTATCTGCCGGAGAGTCGCTTCCGGGCTGTACAAGTTAGGTATCAGAAAAGGTGACGTCATCATGATCCTTCTCCAAAACACAGCCGAGTTTGTCTTCTCCTTCATGG GTGCTTCCATGATCGGAGCCGTCTCAACCACGGCCAACCCTTTCTACACTTGTCAAGAGATTTACAAACAGCTCAAATCTTCCGGAGCCAAACTCATCATCACTCACTCTCAATACgttgaaaaactcaaaaacctaGGAGAAGACCTCACTCTCATCACCACCGACGAACCAACACCGGCGAATTGTCTCTCGTTCTCCACACTCCTCACCAACCAGCCATACCCACTTCAAGAAACCGTCCATATCTGCGGTGACGATGCGGCTGCGCTTCCGTTCTCATCCGGAACAACAGGGTTACCGAAAGGAGTGGTTCTGACTCACAAGAGCTTAATCACAAGCGTTGCACAACAAGTAGATGGAGATAACCCAAATCTTTACCTCAAACCAAACGACGTCGTACTCTGCGTTTTACCTCTTTTCCACATCTACTCTCTCAATAGCGTCCTCCTCAACTCCATCCGATCCG GTGTTACGGTTCTTTTAATGCACAAGTTCGAGATCGGAGCCTTGTTGGATCTGATCCAAAGACACAGAGTGACAATGGCGGCGCTTGTTCCACCGCTAGTGATCGCTCTAGCTAAAAACCCTGCCGTTAACTCTTACGATCTTTCCTCTGTTAGATTGGTTCTCTCTGGTGCAGCTCCTTTAGGCAAAGATCTTCAAGATAGTCTACGTCGCCGTCTCCCTCAAGCCATCCTTGGCCAG GGATATGGTATGACGGAGGCTGGACCAGTTTTGTCAATGAGCCTTGGATTCGCTAAAGAACCGATCCCGACAAAATCAGGGTCTTGTGGTACTGTGGTCCGAAACTCAGAGCTTAAAGTGGTTCACCTCGAGACACGTCTATCTCTTGGTTACAACCAACCTGGTGAGATTTGTATCCGCGGTCAACAGATCATGAaag AGTACTTGAACGATCCAGAAGCCACGTCAGCAACAATAGACGAAGAAGGTTGGCTTCACACAGGTGACATTGGGTAtgtggatgaagatgatgaaatctTCATTGTTGATCGACTCAAAGAGGTCATCAAGTTCAAAGGCTTTCAG gtCCCTCCGGCTGAACTAGAGGGTTTGCTCATCAACCACCATTCAATAGCGGATGCAGCTGTTGTTCC GCAAAATGATGAAGTCGCTGGTGAAGTTCCAGTGGCTTTCGTGGTGCGATCCAATGGAAATGATATCACTGAAGAAGATATTAAAGAATATATTGCCAAACAG GTGGTGTTCTACAAGAGATTGCACAAGGTCTTCTTTGTACCTTCCATTCCCAAATCTCCTTCCGGAAAAATTCTGAGAAAGGATCTCAAAGCTAAACTTtgttaa
- the LOC104787492 gene encoding 4-coumarate--CoA ligase 3 isoform X1: protein MITAALHEPQIHKPTDTSVVVSGDVHPPPPPPPPPSPTPRIFRSKLPDIDIPNHLPLHTYCFEKLSSVSDKPCLIVGSTGKSYTYAETHLICRRVASGLYKLGIRKGDVIMILLQNTAEFVFSFMGASMIGAVSTTANPFYTCQEIYKQLKSSRAKLIITHSQYVEKLKNLGEDLTLITTDEPTPANCLSFSTLLTNQPYPLQETVHICGDDAAALPFSSGTTGLPKGVVLTHKSLITSVAQQVDGDNPNLYLKPNDVVLCVLPLFHIYSLNSVLLNSIRSGVTVLLMHKFEIGALLDLIQRHRVTMAALVPPLVIALAKNPAVNSYDLSSVRLVLSGAAPLGRDLQDSLRRRLPQAILGQGYGMTEAGPVLSMSLGFAKEPIPTKSGSCGTVVRNSELKVVHLETRLSLGYNQPGEICIRGQQIMKEYLNDPEATSATIDEEGWLHTGDIGYVDEDDEIFIVDRLKEVIKFKGFQVPPAELEGLLINHHSIADAAVVPQNDEVAGEVPVAFVVRSNGNDITEEDIKEYIAKQVVFYKRLHKVFFVPSIPKSPSGKILRKDLKAKLC from the exons ATGATAACTGCAGCTCTACACGAACCTCAGATTCACAAACCAACCGATACATCCGTCGTCGTCTCCGGCGATGtccatcctcctcctcctcctcctcctcctccttctcctacTCCTCGCATTTTCCGGTCGAAGCTCCCGGACATTGACATCCCCAACCACCTCCCTCTCCACACTTACTGCTTCGAGAAACTCTCCTCTGTCTCCGACAAGCCTTGTCTCATCGTTGGCTCAACCGGAAAAAGCTACACCTACGCGGAAACCCACCTTATCTGCCGGAGAGTCGCTTCCGGGCTGTACAAGTTAGGTATCAGAAAAGGTGACGTCATCATGATCCTTCTCCAAAACACAGCCGAGTTTGTCTTCTCCTTCATGGGTGCTTCCATGATCGGAGCCGTCTCAACCACGGCCAACCCTTTCTACACTTGTCAAGAGATTTACAAACAGCTCAAATCTTCCAGAGCCAAACTCATCATCACTCACTCTCAATACgttgaaaaactcaaaaacctaGGAGAAGACCTCACTCTCATCACCACCGACGAACCAACACCGGCGAATTGTCTCTCGTTCTCCACACTCCTCACCAACCAGCCATACCCACTTCAAGAAACCGTCCATATCTGCGGTGACGATGCGGCTGCGCTTCCGTTCTCATCCGGAACAACGGGGTTACCGAAAGGAGTGGTTCTGACTCACAAGAGCTTAATCACAAGCGTTGCACAACAAGTAGATGGAGATAACCCAAATCTTTACCTCAAACCAAACGACGTCGTACTCTGCGTTTTACCTCTTTTCCACATCTACTCTCTCAACAGCGTCCTCCTCAACTCCATCCGATCCG GTGTGACGGTTCTTTTAATGCACAAGTTCGAGATCGGAGCCTTGTTGGATCTCATCCAAAGACACAGAGTGACAATGGCGGCGCTTGTTCCACCACTAGTGATCGCTCTAGCTAAAAACCCTGCCGTTAACTCTTACGATCTTTCCTCTGTTAGATTGGTTCTCTCTGGTGCAGCTCCTTTAGGCAGAGATCTTCAAGATAGTCTTCGTCGCCGTCTCCCTCAAGCCATCCTTGGCCAA GGATATGGTATGACGGAGGCTGGACCAGTTTTGTCAATGAGCCTTGGATTCGCTAAAGAACCGATCCCGACAAAATCAGGGTCTTGTGGTACTGTGGTCCGAAACTCAGAGCTTAAAGTGGTTCACCTCGAGACACGTCTATCTCTTGGTTACAACCAACCTGGTGAGATTTGTATCCGCGGTCAACAGATCATGAaag AGTACTTGAACGATCCAGAAGCCACGTCAGCAACAATAGACGAAGAAGGTTGGCTTCACACAGGTGACATTGGGTAtgtggatgaagatgatgaaatctTCATTGTTGATCGACTCAAAGAGGTCATCAAGTTCAAAGGCTTTCAG gtCCCTCCGGCTGAACTAGAGGGTTTGCTCATCAACCACCATTCAATAGCGGATGCAGCTGTTGTTCC GCAAAATGATGAAGTCGCTGGTGAAGTTCCAGTGGCTTTCGTGGTGCGATCCAATGGAAATGATATCACTGAAGAAGATATTAAAGAATATATTGCCAAACAG GTGGTGTTCTACAAGAGATTGCACAAGGTCTTCTTTGTACCTTCCATTCCCAAATCTCCTTCCGGAAAAATTCTGAGAAAGGATCTCAAAGCTAAACTTtgttaa
- the LOC104787493 gene encoding uncharacterized protein LOC104787493 — protein MNSTLSLHLLIPTPIHLKSSRATLQSCLRFTSSLVPRAASSDESQSIESQTLEVLEWRALCNQLSPFASTTMGLSATKNAEIPVGNSPEESRTLLEETAAALAAMEMMESRRLGLSDIQDLSDIVERAVAGQLLTVRELCAVRNTLMAASAAFQKLREAANSDKRVTPLVDILQGCDFKDTLQHKIGFCIDCNMSMVLDRASEDLEIIRSERRRNIENLDSLLKDISTRIFQAGGTHKPLITQRRSRMCVAIRATHKSLLPGGVVLSVSSSRATCFIEPKEALDLNNMEVRYVNSEKAEEMAILSILTSQVSNAQSNIFHLLDRILELDIAFARASHAKWMNGVYPNLTSEHTKTLDLGGDHKSLAVDIESAQHPLLLGSVLGSPSDGNIFPVPVDIKVESRAKVVVISGPNTGGKTALLKTLGLLSLMSKSGMYLPAKNCPRLPWFDLILADIGDPQSLEQSLSTFSGHISRIRQILDIISENSLVLLDEICSGTDPSEGVALATSILQYMKNRVNVAVVSTHYGDLSRLKDNESQFQNAAMEFSMETFQPTFRILWGSTGSSNALRVAKSIGFNRRILEDAHKWTEKLDPKQEVERKGSLFHSLMEERNKLKLQTTKAAAFHRDLMNLYHELEHESHDLEKRERALLKQETRKIQEDLNSAKLKMQKLVSEFENQLEITQADQYSSLILQTEEAVADIIEACCPNDLVTTVEPDSDYSPQAGEKVLVTGLGDKLGTVVEEPGDDETVLVQHGKIRVRIKKKDIKPLPRSTSSQTSNRSLRSKRQINMKELGSVLQIQSEPVRIQTSKNTLDLRGMRAEEAVHQLDMAISGRDSGSILFIIHGMGTGVIKELVFERLRKHTRVSRYEQANPMNHGCTVAYIK, from the exons ATGAATTCTACTCTTTCCCTCCACTTACTCATACCGACGCCTATTCACCTCAAATCCTCACGCGCCACCTTACAGTCATGTTTACGGTTCACCTCTTCCTTAGTCCCACGCGCCGCCTCGTCCGACGAGTCACAGTCAATCGAAAGCCAAACTCTGGAGGTCCTCGAATGGCGAGCCCTCTGCAATCAGCTCTCTCCCTTCGCCTCCACAACCATGGGCCTTTCCGCCACCAAAAACGCAGAGATTCCTGTGGGAAATTCGCCGGAGGAGAGCAGGACTCTCCTTGAAGAGACGGCGGCTGCGTTGGCGGCTATGGAGATGATGGAGTCGCGGCGATTAGGTCTTTCTGATATCCAGGACTTGTCTGATATCGTTGAGCGTGCTGTGGCTGGTCAATTGCTTACCGTTAGAGAGCTCTGCGCCGTTCGCAACACATTAATGGCGGCTTCAGCAGCGTTTCAGAAACTTCGAGAAGCTGCCAACAGTGATAAACG GGTTACTCCCCTTGTAGATATACTTCAGGGTTGTGATTTCAAGGATACATTGCAGCACAAGATTGGTTTTTGTATCGACTGCAACATGTCTATGGTTCTTGACAGAGCTAgtgaagatttggagattaTAAGATCTGAAAGGAGGAGAAACATTGAGAATTTGGACTCTCTTTTGAAGGATATATCAACTAGGATTTTTCAGGCTGGTGGGACTCACAAGCCTTTGATAACCCAGCGCAGATCAAGGATGTGTGTAGCTATTAGAGCTACGCACAAAAGTTTACTTCCAGGTGGCGTTGTTTTAAGCGTTAGTAGCTCAAGGGCAACATGCTTCATTGAACCAAAAGAGGCACTAGACCTTAATAACATGGAAGTGAGGTATGTCAACTCCGAGAAAGCTGAAGAAATGGCAATTTTGAGCATTTTAACATCTCAAGTGTCAAACGCGCAGAGTAATATATTCCATTTGTTGGATAGAATACTGGAACTTGACATTGCTTTTGCAAGAGCATCACATGCAAAATGGATGAATGGTGTCTATCCCAACCTAACTTCAGAACACACTAAAACACTGGACTTGGGTGGAGACCATAAATCTTTAGCTGTAGACATTGAATCTGCGCAGCACCCGCTACTTCTTGGTTCAGTATTAGGCAGCCCAAGCGATGGAAATATTTTTCCTGTGCCAGTGGACATTAAAGTTGAAAGCCGAGCCAAAGTAGTCGTCATCTCGGGTCCAAACACAGGAGGAAAGACTGCTTTGTTAAAGACATTGGGATTATTATCTCTTATGTCGAAGTCGGGGATGTATCTGCCTGCTAAGAATTGCCCTAGGTTGCCTTGGTTCGATCTTATTCTGGCTGACATCGGGGATCCCCAG TCTTTGGAGCAGAGTCTCTCAACATTCAGCGGCCACATCTCACGGATACGTCAAATACTTGACATTATTTCAGAAAATTCGCTTGTCCTACTAGACGAAATATGTAGTGGAACTGATCCTTCAGAAGGGGTTGCACTTGCTACCAGTATCCTACAGTATATGAAAAATCGTGTTAATGTGGCTGTTGTGTCCACACATTACGGAGACTTAAGTCGTTTGAAGGATAATGAGTCTCAATTCCAAAATGCTGCTATGGAGTTCTCCATGGAAACTTTTCAGCCTACATTCCGAATACTCTGGGGAAGTACTGGTTCATCAAATGCATTGAGAGTAGCTAAGTCCATTGGTTTCAATAGAAGAATATTAGAGGATGCACATAAATGGACAGAGAAATTAGATCCAAAGCAGGAGGTAGAACGGAAAGGCTCACTCTTTCATTCCCTTATGGAAGAAAGGAATAAGCTAAAGCTTCAGACAACCAAGGCTGCAGCATTTCATAGAGACTTGATGAACCTTTACCACGAG CTTGAGCATGAGTCGCATGATCTTGAAAAACGTGAGAGGGCTCTTCTGAAGCAAGAAACCCGGAAGATACAAGAAGATCTAAACTCTGCTAAATTAAAGATGCAGAAACTGGTGTCTGAGTTCGAAAATCAACTAGAAATCACTCAAGCTGATCAATACAGTTCCTTAATTCTGCAAACGGAAGAGGCAGTTGCAGACATTATTGAAGCTTGCTGTCCTAATGATCTTGTAACTACGGTAGAACCGGACAGTGACTACTCGCCACAAGCAGGTGAAAAAGTTCTTGTAACTGGACTTGGAGATAAGTTAGGAACTGTGGTTGAAGAACCTGGAGATGATGAGACAGTTCTAGTCCAGCATGGTAAGATAAGAGTACGTATTAAGAAAAAGGACATAAAGCCCCTTCCGCGTAGCACAAGCAGCCAAACATCCAATCGTTCTCTACGTTCAAAGAGACAG ATAAACATGAAAGAGCTAGGAAGTGTGTTGCAGATTCAGAGCGAACCAGTGCGGATTCAAACGTCAAAGAACACATTGGATCTAAGAGGAATGCGGGCAGAAGAAGCGGTTCACCAGCTAGACATGGCCATCTCGGGAAGAGACTCGGGCTCCATCCTCTTTATCATTCATGGAATGGGGACGGGCGTTATAAAGGAGCTGGTGTTTGAGAGGTTAAGAAAGCACACTCGTGTCTCAAGGTATGAACAGGCAAATCCTATGAACCATGGATGTACAGTTGCTTACATTAAATGA